A section of the Cherax quadricarinatus isolate ZL_2023a chromosome 97, ASM3850222v1, whole genome shotgun sequence genome encodes:
- the LOC128705026 gene encoding glutamate receptor ionotropic, delta-1 — translation MLVSVDAMTTEMRSTLEGSIPEMLKIILLSLVYPALSWDSRGIPGGSWDSQSIWDKRDSQNIRYWDRQCQTVPQQSGSAQVSLQVPEYPGDGSVTFRRAGSWSCTSGLILQGPLTPAPSSNFKGRTLILTAVNKPRVFEVQRPPGTPKDLQGPPGTLRDLQGPPRDPQRPGSLKNVQGYMAELVRVLEIHLNFSSVVTTTNAFGCQSRNGSWDGMIGLLARKQADLAPLDLSPSWDRTQVIDFSQWMGIDNVIILSRSPHPLRQPFLLLQVFSPWVWLAILLTGVATGSVLWAMDHIVWSTQAHRLSNGLKTPYKLYETAVVSTLKLFVMQGSKWSCSSWSGRLASCWVFLAVVSLVSLYQGTVVSFLAVPRIDRAIDSALELIDRLHTVTPVVRKNTVYYEFIINFEKYRKIADNLMFLPDSYLDTWDFYSHIQQGKYALIDTWSSSVGRSVKYEGRQGQCRYHQSSQVLKSDLDVMTFPHNSLYKDLIDHKLVQLRSFGIINKLRSVQFMVQCQDQPVHQVHLKSLDIYQTLMMCEDDGGVKGHQPASIPPTLP, via the exons atgttggtgagtgtggatgcTATGACTACTGAGATGAGATCTACACTGGAGGGCAGCATCCCTGAGATGCTGAAGATTATCCTTCTCAGCCTGGTCTATCCTGCATTATCCTGGGATAGTAGAGGGATACCTGGAGGCAGCTGGGATAGCCAGAGCATCTGGGATAAGAGGGATAGCCAGAACATCAGGTACTGGGATAGGCAGTGCCAGACAGTGCCCCAGCAGTCAGGAAGTGCCCAGGTGAGTCTCCAGGTACCTGAGTACCCAGGGGATGGCAGTGTCACCTTCAGGAGGGCCGGGAGCTGGAGCTGCACCTCAGGGCTCATCCTTCAGGGACCACTAACACCTGCCCCTTCAAGTAACTTCAAGGGCAGGACCTTAATTCTTACTGCTGTGAAC AAACCCAGGGTCTTCGAAGTTCAGAGACCTCCAGGGACCCCCAAAGACCTCCAGGGACCCCCAGGGACCCTCAGGGACCTCCAGGGACCCCCAAGGGACCCCCAGCGGCCAGGGTCCCTCAAGAACGTGCAGGGATACATGGCAGAACTAGTCAGGGTCCTGGAGATACATCTCAACTTTTCCTCAGTCGTCACCACTACTAACGCTTTTGGGTGTCAGTCCCGCAATGGTTCCTGGGATGGCATGATAGGCCTCCTGGCTCGTAAG CAGGCAGACTTGGCCCCTCTGGACCTCTCACCATCCTGGGACAGGACGCAGGTAATAGACTTCAGTCAGTGGATGGGAATAGACAATGTTATTATTCTATCAAGATCACCTCATCCACTACGTCAACCCTTCCTTCTACTGCAAGTCTTCAGTCCATGG GTGTGGCTGGCCATATTACTGACAGGTGTGGCCACAGGAAGTGTACTATGGGCCATGGACCACATCGTCTGGAGTACACAAGCCCACAG GTTGAGTAATGGACTGAAGACGCCGTATAAGTTATACGAGACTGCTGTTGTCTCTACTCTCAAACTGTTCGTTATGCAAG GTAGTAAGTggagctgcagctcctggtctGGTAGACTGGCCTCCTGCTGGGTATTCCTGGCTGTGGTATCCCTAGTGTCACTTTACCAGGGCACTGTGGTATCCTTCCTGGCTGTACCCAGGATAGACAGAGCAATAGACAGTGCATTGGAACTGATAGATAGACTGCACACTGTCACACCTGTTGTACGCAAGAACACTGTCTATTACGAGTTTATTATC AATTTTGAAAAGTACAGAAAAATTGCAGACAACTTGATGTTTCTGCCAGACTCTTACCTGGACACATGGGACTTCTACAGTCATATACAGCAGGGCAAGTATGCTCTCATAG ACACCTGGTCATCCAGTGTTGGTCGTAGTGTGAAGTATGAGGGTCGTCAAGGTCAGTGTCGCTATCATCAGTCAAGTCAGGTGTTGAAGAGTGACCTTGATGTTATGACCTTTCCTCACAACTCTCTCTACAAGGACCTTATTGACCACAA gctGGTCCAGCTACGGTCCTTCGGTATTATAAACAAGTTAAGATCGGTCCAATTCATGGTCCAGTGTCAGGACCAGCCAGTCCACCAGGTCCACCTGAAGTCCCTTGATATATACCAG ACTCTTATGAtgtgtgaggatgatggtggtgttaaggGCCACCAGCCTGCAAGCATCCCACCCACCCTTCCATAG